One Argiope bruennichi chromosome 5, qqArgBrue1.1, whole genome shotgun sequence DNA segment encodes these proteins:
- the LOC129968664 gene encoding U5 small nuclear ribonucleoprotein 200 kDa helicase-like: MADAAARSLQFEYKANSNLVLQADTRLIERRPRDEATGEVVSLVGKLDGTRMGDRYQRTKPAKTEEKKAKRVKRDETKYDFSKLKGQTLLSEGIEDMVGILYRPKTAETKQTYEVLLSFIQEALGDQPRDILCGAADEVLAVLKNERIRDDKERRRQTESLLGTLAQERYAVLVNLCKKINDYGVDDKVQTTEDNIDETYGVNVQFEESDDEEEDICGEVKEEDSNDENEGDEAMVDSTLHATNLGTGQDTLGKSGKGLHPRDIDAYWLQRKLSKFYDDPVIAQTKAGEVLEILKTAVDDRDVENQLVLLLGYNQFEFIKVLRQHRQMILYCSLLASLQSGAEKSKLKEKMQNDPELEKILRQLENTDKEDIIQEERERRAQVRQARVDADIEAMDIDGESIPQLQQCRVLDLEDISFSHGSHFMANKRCQLPDGSFRKQRRGYEEIHVPALKPKPFDANESLVAIEKLPKYVQPAFEGYKSLNRIQSRLSKAALETDENLLLCAPTGAGKTNVALLCMMREIGKHINSDGTINADEFKIIYVAPMRSLVQEMVGNFSKRLSSYNIQVSELTGDHQLTREQINATQVIVCTPEKWDIVTRKGGERTYTQLVRLMIFDEIHLLHDERGPVLEALVARTIRNIEMTQEEVRLVGLSATLPNYEDVASFLRVTPAAGLFYFDNSFRPVPLEQQYIGITEKKPIKRFVLMKEILYEKVMEHAGKNQVLIFVHSRKETGKTAREIRDMCLEKDTLGQFLRGGSASTAVLETEANQVKNLELKDLLPYGFAIHHAGMSRVDRTLVEDLFADRHIQVLVSTATLAWGVNLPAHTVIIKGTQIYSPEKGRWVELGALDVLQMLGRAGRPQYDTKGEGILITNHSELQYYLSLLNQQLPVESQLISKLPDMLNAEIVLGNIQNMKEAVTWLGYTYLYIRMLRSPNLYGIHDTSEDQLLEKHRADLIYTAATLLDKSNLCKFDKKAGGFQVTEIGRIASHYYITYETMTVYTQLLKQTLSEIELFRVFSLSSEFKNLTIREEEKLELQKLMERVPIPIKESIEEPSAKVNVLLQAYISQLKLEGLALMADMIYITQSADRLMRAIFEIVLHRGWAQLTDKALSLCKMIKRRMWQSMSPLRQFKKIPDEVIKKIEKKNFPFERLYDLGPNEIGEFLRMPKLGKTVHKYVHQFPKLELSAHIQPVTRATLRVELTITPDFQWDEKVHGSSEAFWILVEDVDSEVILHHEYFLLKSKFCQDEHIVKFFVPVFEPLPPQYFIRIVSDQWIGSETQLPVSFRHLILPEKYPPPTELLDLQPLPVSALRNPFFESLYKDKFPYFNPIQTQVFNSVYNSDDNVFIGAPTGSGKTICAEFAVLRLLSQNPDGRCVYVTPKEPLADIIYADWTAKFANAMGKKVVILTGETGTDLKLLARGNIIISTPEKWDVLSRRWKQRKNVQNINLFIVDELQLIGGEDGPILEVICSRMRYISSQIEKPIRIVALSSSLANAKDVAQWLGCNQNSTFNFPPNVRPVQLELHIQGFNITHNASRLLAMSKPVYQAITRLSPRKPVIVFVPSRKQSRLTAIDILTYCASEAQPARFLHCTDEDIQPFVDKIVDKTLKETISNGVAYLHEGLNATDSKIIGQLFESGAIQVVVVSRNLCWGLSLAAHLVVIMDTQYYNGKIHTYEDYSITDVLQMVGRANRPTIDDDGKCVLLCQSSKKDFFMKFLYEPLPVESHLDHCLHDHFNAEIVTKTIDNKQDAVDYLTWTFLYRRMTQNPNYYNLQGVTHRHLSDHLSELVENTLSDLEQSRCISIEENEMDVVGLNLGMIAAYYYVNYTTIELFSMSLNNKTKVRGLLEIISSAAEYECVPIRHREDNLLKQLATRLPHKLANPKFSDPHVKTNLLLQAHLSRMQLSAELQSDTEDILSKAIRLIQACVDVLSSNGWLSPALAAMELAQMVTQAMWNKDSYLKQLPHFTSEIIKRCTDNGVETVFDVMELEDEDRNKLLQLNDAQMADVARFCNRYPNIELSYEVQDKEAIVSGQKVYVNVQLEREDEVTGPVIAPLFPQRREEGWWVVIGDPKTNSLISIKRLTLQQKAKVKLDFVAPSPGEHTYTLYYMSDSYMGCDQEYRFNIKVNE, translated from the coding sequence atggCGGATGCTGCGGCACGATCGCTGCAGTTTGAGTATAAAGCTAATTCTAATTTAGTTTTACAAGCTGATACTCGTTTAATTGAAAGACGACCAAGAGATGAAGCTACAGGTGAAGTTGTATCTCTTGTTGGAAAGTTGGACGGAACCCGCATGGGTGATCGGTACCAGAGAACTAAGCCGGCTAAAACCGAAGAGAAAAAAGCAAAGCGTGTGAAACGTGATGAAACCAAATATGATTTTTCGAAACTTAAAGGGCAGACATTGCTCTCTGAAGGCATTGAAGATATGGTTGGTATTTTATATCGACCCAAAACAGCCGAGACAAAACAAACGTACGAAGTATTATTGAGTTTCATACAAGAAGCTTTAGGTGATCAGCCTAGAGATATTCTTTGTGGAGCAGCAGATGAAGTTCTTGCGgttctgaaaaatgaaagaattcgtGATGACAAAGAAAGAAGACGACAAACCGAAAGTCTTTTAGGAACATTAGCCCAGGAGAGGTATGCAGTGTTGGTTAATCTCTGTAAAAAGATAAATGATTATGGTGTTGATGATAAAGTTCAAACTACTGAGGACAATATTGATGAAACATATGGTGTTAATGTGCAGTTTGAAGAATCTGATGATGAAGAAGAAGATATATGTGGAGAGGTGAAAGAAGAAGATTCAAACGATGAGAATGAAGGTGACGAAGCTATGGTTGATAGTACTTTACATGCGACGAATTTGGGTACAGGTCAAGATACTTTGGGTAAAAGTGGCAAAGGACTACATCCTCGAGATATTGATGCATATTGGTTACAGAGAAAATTGAGTAAATTTTATGATGACCCTGTGATTGCTCAAACAAAAGCTGGAGAAGTTCTAGAAATTCTCAAAACAGCAGTAGATGATCGTGATGTTGAAAATCAATTGGTGTTATTATTAGGTTATAATcagtttgaatttataaaagtcCTGCGTCAGCATCGTCAAATGATTTTGTATTGTTCCTTGCTTGCATCTTTGCAAAGTGGAGCtgaaaagtcaaaattaaaagaaaaaatgcagaATGATCCagaattagagaaaattttacgTCAGTTGGAAAATACTGACAAAGAAGATATAATACAAGAAGAAAGAGAACGTAGGGCTCAAGTTCGCCAAGCAAGAGTTGATGCAGATATTGAAGCAATGGATATTGATGGTGAGAGCATACCACAACTTCAGCAGTGTCGTGTTTTAGATCTTGAAGATATCTCCTTTTCTCATGGCAGTCATTTTATGGCTAACAAACGTTGCCAACTGCCAGACGGTTCCTTCCGGAAACAAAGACGTGGTTATGAAGAAATTCATGTACCTGCATTAAAGCCAAAACCATTTGATGCAAATGAATCCTTGGTGGCCAttgaaaaattaccaaaatatgtTCAACCTGCCTTTGAAggttataaaagtttaaatcgtATTCAGAGCCGACTTAGCAAAGCTGCTTTGGAAACTGATGAAAATTTATTGCTTTGTGCTCCCACAGGAGCTGGTAAAACAAATGTTGCATTATTATGCATGATGCGAGAAATTGGCAAACACATAAATTCTGATGGTACAATTAATGcagatgaattcaaaattatctatGTTGCTCCCATGCGTTCCTTAGTACAGGAAATGGTGGGAAACTTCAGCAAACGTTTGAGCTCTTACAATATTCAAGTATCAGAATTAACAGGTGATCACCAACTTACTAGAGAGCAGATAAATGCTACTCAAGTCATTGTCTGTACACCTGAAAAATGGGATATTGTAACTAGGAAAGGAGGTGAAAGAACATATACTCAGCTGGTAAGGTTAATgatttttgatgaaatacatcTTCTACATGATGAAAGAGGTCCAGTCTTGGAGGCATTGGTTGCAAGAACCATTCGCAACATTGAAATGACACAGGAAGAAGTACGACTTGTTGGTCTCAGTGCCACCCTTCCAAATTATGAAGATGTTGCTAGCTTTTTACGAGTAACTCCTGCGGCTGGactgttttattttgataatagttTTCGACCAGTTCCTCTAGAACAGCAATATATTGGTATTACAGAAAAGAAACCTATTAAACGTTTTGTATTGATgaaagagattttgtatgaaaaagTAATGGAACATGCTggaaaaaatcaagttttaatatttgttcattcAAGAAAAGAAACAGGTAAAACTGCTCGAGAAATTCGTGATATGTGTTTAGAAAAGGATACTCTTGGCCAGTTTCTACGCGGTGGATCAGCATCTACTGCTGTCTTAGAAACAGAAGCAAATCAAGtaaaaaatctagaattaaaagatttattgccGTATGGATTTGCTATCCATCATGCAGGAATGAGTCGTGTGGATCGTACTCTAGTAGAAGATTTATTTGCTGATCGGCATATACAAGTTTTAGTATCCACTGCTACTTTGGCCTGGGGTGTGAATTTACCTGCACATACAGTAATTATTAAAGGAACTCAGATTTACAGCCCTGAAAAAGGTCGTTGGGTTGAGTTAGGAGCATTGGATGTTCTTCAGATGCTTGGGCGAGCTGGAAGACCTCAGTATGATACCAAAGGTGAGGgtatattaataacaaatcaCAGTGAACTGCAGTATTATCTGTCCCTATTGAATCAACAACTTCCTGTAGAAAGTCAGTTAATAAGCAAACTTCCTGATATGCTTAATGCTGAAATTGTTTTAGGAAACATTCAGAATATGAAGGAAGCTGTCACTTGGCTTGGATATACATACTTGTACATTCGTATGTTGCGAAGTCCAAATCTTTATGGTATCCATGATACTTCTGAAGATCAACTTTTGGAAAAACACCGTGCTGATTTAATTTATACTGCTGCTACTTTACTTGATAAAAGTAACTTATGTAAGTTTGATAAAAAGGCTGGAGGTTTCCAAGTTACAGAAATTGGTAGAATTGCAAGTCATTATTACATTACTTATGAAACTATGACTGTATATACTCAATTACTCAAACAAACATTGAGTGAGATTGAATTGTTCAGAGTATTTTCTTtgtctagtgaatttaaaaatttgactatACGAGAAGAGGAAAAACTAGAATTGCAAAAACTTATGGAAAGAGTCCCTATACCAATCAAAGAAAGCATTGAAGAACCCAGTGCTAAAGTTAATGTATTACTGCAGGCTTATATATCTCAACTAAAACTTGAAGGTCTTGCATTGATGGCTGATATGATTTACATTACTCAAAGTGCAGATCGTCTGATGCGagcaatatttgaaattgttttgcaTCGTGGTTGGGCTCAGTTAACTGACAAAGCTTTGAGTTTGTGCAAGATGATTAAACGAAGAATGTGGCAATCCATGTCACCATTACGTCAGTTTAAAAAGATTCCtgatgaagttataaaaaaaattgaaaagaagaacTTTCCATTTGAACGCCTTTATGATCTTGGGCCGAATGAAATTGGTGAATTTCTCAGAATGCCCAAATTGGGCAAAACTGTCCATAAATATGTTCACCAATTTCCTAAGTTGGAACTTTCTGCTCACATCCAACCTGTTACTCGAGCAACTTTGCGAGTAGAATTAACTATAACACCAGATTTTCAGTGGGATGAAAAAGTTCATGGAAGTTCTGAGGCATTTTGGATCCTTGTTGAAGACGTAGACAGTGAAGTTATTCTTCATCATGAGTACTTTCtccttaaaagtaaattttgtcaAGATGAAcacattgttaaattttttgttcctGTTTTTGAGCCTCTTCCACCCCAATACTTTATTCGTATAGTTTCAGATCAATGGATAGGCTCCGAAACTCAGTTGCCAGTATCTTTCCGCCACCTCATCTTACCAGAAAAATATCCACCACCTACTGAGCTATTGGACCTGCAACCTCTTCCTGTTTCAGCTTTACGAAATCCTTTCTTTGAATCGCTTTACAAAGATAAATTTCCTTACTTCAATCCTATTCAAACTCAAGTATTTAACTCGGTCTACAATAGTGATGACAATGTATTTATTGGTGCCCCTACAGGCAGTGGTAAGACAATATGTGCTGAATTTGCTGTCTTGCGTCTACTGTCTCAAAATCCAGATGGCCGGTGTGTTTATGTGACACCAAAGGAACCACTTGCTGATATAATTTATGCTGATTGGACTGCTAAGTTTGCTAACGCCATGGGTAAAAAAGTAGTTATCCTTACAGGAGAAACTGGTACAGATTTAAAACTTCTAGCCAGAGGTAATATAATTATCAGTACACCAGAAAAATGGGATGTTCTTTCAAGAAGATGGAAGCAACGAAAAAATGTTcagaatattaatttgtttattgttgATGAGCTACAGTTGATTGGAGGTGAGGATGGTCCTATACTTGAAGTCATTTGTTCTCGAATGAGATACATATCATCCCAAATTGAAAAGCCAATCAGGATTGTAGCTTTGAGCTCTTCACTTGCTAATGCAAAAGATGTTGCTCAGTGGCTTGGTTGTAatcaaaattcaacttttaaCTTCCCACCAAATGTTAGACCTGTCCAGCTTGAACTCCACATCCAGGGTTTTAATATAACACACAATGCATCACGATTGCTTGCCATGAGTAAACCTGTTTATCAAGCTATAACTAGACTGTCACCTAGAAAACCTGTCATTGTATTTGTGCCATCTCGTAAACAGTCTCGTTTAACAGCCATTGATATTCTTACTTACTGTGCTTCTGAAGCTCAACCTGCTCGTTTCCTACATTGCACAGATGAAGATATTCAACCATTTGTTGATAAAATTGTAGATAAAACCTTGAAAGAAACTATAAGTAATGGAGTAGCATATTTGCATGAAGGATTGAATGCAACAGACAGTAAAATAATTGGCCAACTCTTTGAAAGTGGAGCTATTCAGGTTGTTGTTGTTTCGAGAAACCTCTGTTGGGGTTTGTCGCTTGCTGCCCATTTGGTTGTTATCATGGATACACAAtattataatggaaaaattcACACATATGAAGATTATTCCATAACCGATGTGCTGCAAATGGTTGGACGAGCAAATCGGCCTACCATTGATGACGATGGAAAATGTGTGCTCTTGTGTCAAAGTTCGAAGAAAGACTTTTTCATGAAGTTTTTATATGAGCCATTGCCAGTTGAAAGCCATCTCGATCATTGTCTTCATGAtcattttaatgctgaaattgtTACCAAAACCATTGATAATAAACAAGATGCAGTTGATTACCTAACTTGGACATTCTTATACCGTCGGATGACACAAAATCCCAACTATTACAACTTGCAGGGAGTAACTCATCGTCATTTGTCTGATCATTTATCAGAGCTTGTGGAAAATACTCTAAGTGATTTGGAACAATCTCGTTGCATAAGTATTGAAGAAAACGAGATGGATGTTGTTGGCTTGAATTTAGGAATGATTGCTGCTTATTATTATGTCAATTACACAACCATTGAATTATTCAGCATGTCCCTGAACAACAAAACCAAAGTTAGGGGTTTGCTTGAAATCATAAGCTCTGCTGCTGAATATGAATGTGTACCCATTCGTCACCGTGAAGACAACCTTTTAAAACAACTAGCTACCAGGTTGCCTCATAAATTAGCTAATCCAAAATTCAGTGATCCACatgttaaaacaaatttactACTACAAGCGCACTTATCTCGCATGCAATTATCAGCTGAACTGCAATCTGATACAGAGGATATTTTGAGTAAAGCTATAAGGTTAATCCAAGCCTGTGTTGATGTCCTCAGTTCTAATGGTTGGCTATCTCCAGCTTTGGCAGCCATGGAACTAGCTCAAATGGTCACCCAAGCCATGTGGAACAAGGATTCATATCTGAAACAGTTGCCTCATTTCACATCAGAAATAATAAAGAGATGTACAGATAATGGAGTAGAAACTGTGTTTGATGTTATGGAATTAGAAGATGAAGACAGAAACAAATTGTTGCAGTTAAATGATGCACAGATGGCTGATGTCGCTAGGTTTTGTAATAGATATCCTAATATTGAACTTAGCTATGAAGTCCAAGACAAAGAAGCCATCGTTAGTGGACAGAAAGTTTATGTTAATGTTCAACTCGAAAGAGAAGATGAAGTTACAGGTCCAGTCATAGCACCTTTGTTCCCTCAACGACGTGAAGAAGGTTGGTGGGTTGTAATTGGTGATCCAAAAACCAATTCTCTGATCTCCATCAAGAGACTTACTTTGCAACAGAAAGCTAAAGTAAAACTTGATTTTGTTGCTCCAAGCCCAGGTGAACATACATATACATTGTACTATATGAGTGATTCATACATGGGATGTGATCAAGAGTATCGATTTAATATTAAGGTGAATGAATAA
- the LOC129969237 gene encoding ufm1-specific protease 1-like codes for MEYKKNLLENVHFGLKLPANESQSSLIRGNYLYYHYKCDGFNDVGWGCGYRTLQTICSWVKNHFDIQDSKSAPEVPSIIELQKALVEIGDKNVSFIESREWIGSVEVSYCLDYFYKIPCRILHCRNIQELQKHGSDIFDHFIQHGSPVMMGGDRDCSSKGILGIAETNDGTFLLILDPHFSGPSATQEKLQKEGWIKWHKVNDLDSSSFYNLCFPLINI; via the exons ATGGAATATAAAA aaaatttattggaaaatgtgCATTTCGGTTTGAAACTACCTGCTAATGAATCACAATCTTCTCTGATTCGCGGGAACTACCTTTATTACCATTACAAATGTGATGGTTTCAATGATGTg GGCTGGGGTTGTGGTTACAGAACATTGCAAACAATTTGTTCTTgggtaaaaaatcattttgacatTCAAGATAGCAAATCAGCTCCAGag GTACCATCTATAATTGAACTGCAGAAAGCTCTGGTTGAGATTGGTGACAAAAATGTCTCATTCATAGAGTCAAGGGAATGGATTGGAAGTGTAGAAGTTTCATATTGTCTGGATTATTTTTACAAg attccATGCAGAATATTGCATTGCAGAAATATCCAAGAATTGCAAAAACATGGAAGTGACATCTTTGATCATTTTATACAGCATGGAAGCCCTGTTATGATGG GTGGAGATAGAGACTGTTCATCAAAAGGAATATTAGGTATTGCTGAGACAAATGATGGAACTTTTCTCCTAATACTG gaTCCTCATTTTTCTGGACCGTCTGCAActcaagaaaaattacaaaaagaaggtTGGATAAAATGGCATAAAGTAAATGATTTAGATTCAAGTTCTTTTTATAATCTGTGTTTtccattaataaacatttaa
- the LOC129969367 gene encoding uncharacterized protein LOC129969367 → MYTDEPGPSVSQNNAKSCIQALLRNREQNLISSRSPPNNFKQESSYFNNNLDVPLELTDLEIVSSKDCEQPTSYYNTEDNCLEPLDNQNDFNYSQKLFHIADGNLYSIFSPIQGRSYGMKPSFLRKQKYTVQECHTRGRKNLRKGLKFHNFLPSESVTSEKDNGYLRTKWKVHSECRLKEEHGTKQITISNWSQSVQNSSSDSPVVTSKQSTVKSDSTVRLRTDNAAKQNTMSNFLKNHQSNSSTTSNDNIDPYDFSLSLQCNSFPNTATFTKDLNESMNVGKIQNGIRSATSKKDSLNSVLSSLLDRPEVSENQNNTCDRTEGSAKSPCPNQKHRRKPLQTRRVVPYVQYLSIMEENEGVPLDLSAKCVPESSDMQFENDEVKHSSEENMENYLNSLTNGTSFLQTHNDIISGTSTNSNYSPNDNIFQNSSTLGSLLQNQTPLMFLSPSINNVNIRQPFPNPVGKVSQEMTNINGKLSLALNAKQIRIKNSYPSLNMNAGHSSASNMPFSVHKSLIKESQSRTRRRNQRSVIKQKLEDTFKQNGFLVKTKQVSDGEATFCKFRQLRKYTRYYLKSWQHHLPDEVNKMWKGFLPPKTVLPPAAGNTEHTEGAP, encoded by the exons ATGTACACTGATGAACCTGGCCCTTCAGTCAGTCAGAATAATGCAAAAAGCTGTATACAAGCACTTCTAAGAAATCGGGAGCAGAATCTCATTTCAAGCCGATCACCaccaaataatttcaaacaagaatcttcatattttaataataatcttgatGTGCCATTGGAATTAACAGATTTGGAGATTGTTTCATCTAAGGATTGTGAACAGCCTACTAGTTATTATAAtactgaagataattgtcttgaACCTCT TGACAATCAAAACGATTTCAACTACTCTCAGAAGCTGTTTCACATAGCTGACGGAAATCTATATAGTATATTTTCTCCAATACAAGGAAGGAGTTACGGAATGAAGCCATCATTTTTAAGGAAACAGAAGTACACAGTCCAAGAGTGCCACACTCGAGGGCGTAAGAATTTACGTAAAGGATTGAAATTCCACAATTTTCTTCCATCAGAAAGTGTGACTTCTGAAAAAGACAATGGCTACCTCAGAACAAAATGGAAAGTTCATTCAGAATGTAGATTGAAAGAAGAACATGGAACAAAACAAATTACTATTTCTAACTGGTCTCAAAGTGTTCAAAATTCTTCAAGTGATTCTCCAGTTGTTACTAGCAAACAGTCTACAGTAAAATCTGATTCCACTGTACGATTAAGGACAGACAATGCAGCAAAGCAAAATACTATgtcaaattttctcaaaaatcatCAATCAAATAGTAGTACAACTTCTAACGATAATATTGATCCTTATGACTTTAGTTTAAGTCTGCAATGTAACTCATTTCCAAATACTGCCACCtttacaaaagatttaaatgaatctaTGAATGTTGGTaaaattcaaaatggaataaGATCTGCTACTTCTAAGAAAGATTCTCTGAATTCTGTATTAAGTTCTTTACTTGACAGACCTGAAGTTTCTGAAAACCAAAACAACACTTGTGATAGAACTGAAGGTTCTGCTAAATCTCCTTGTCCAAATCAGAAGCATCGAAGAAAACCTCTACAAACAAGGAGGGTTGTGCCTTATGTACAGTACTTATCcataatggaagaaaatgaagGAGTGCCTTTAGATCTTTCTGCAAAATGTGTACCTGAAAGTTCTGACATGCAATTTGAAAATGATGAAGTTAAACATTCTTCTGAGGAAAATATGGAGAATTATTTAAACTCATTGACAAATGGCACATCATTTTTACAAACCCATAATGATATTATCTCAGGAACTAGCACAAATTCTAATTATTCTCCAAATGATAACATCTTTCAGAACTCTTCTACTCTTGGTAGTCTGCTTCAAAATCAAACACCATTAATGTTTCTGTCACCTTCCATAAATAATGTGAATATCAGACAACCTTTTCCTAACCCAGTTGGAAAGGTATCGCAAGAAATGACCAATATTAATGGCAAGTTAAGTTTGGCATTGAATGCCAAGCAAATTAGAATCAAAAATTCATATCCTTCTCTAAATATGAATGCTGGTCATTCTTCAGCCAGCAACATGCCATTTTCTGTTCATAAATCTCTCATAAAAGAATCTCAGTCTAGAACACGTAGACGTAACCAGAGATCTGTCATTAAGCAAAAGCTTGAAGATACTTTCAAGCAGAATGGCTTTTTAGTGAAAACAAAGCAAGTAAGTGATGGAGAAGCTACTTTCTGTAAATTTAGGCAACTTCGTAAATATACTCGCTATTACTTAAAGAGTTGGCAACATCATTTACCTGATGAAGTAAACAAGATGTGGAAAGGATTTCTCCCACCTAAAACTGTTCTGCCACCTGCTGCGGGTAATACAGAACATACTGAAGGAGCACcatga